The segment cataagaaaaaaaaaactaaattttcacATATAACAAgcttataaaacaaaatcaaacaaagtGACAAACTCAAAATCCTTTCAAATCATagattaatcaaatcaaaacaccAGCAAAAGAGTGTTCAAGTCCATACATACACATTAGATAACAACTATTATTCGATTCCACTGTCTCTTCTTCTCCAATCTTACATTAACTCAATATAATATACAGAGATAGAAAGATAGAGAAGAAATAGTACCATGACCTCAAATGTCTAAATTCTCCAACTGAATGTTGCTCTTAAGAGGCACATAATCTCCAAGATACCCACCAAGATGATCATACAAAGCCGTTTTATCAATAGTCTGATGATGATAACTCTTGCAAACATAATAAAACACACTTTGAACCAACAAACCTACAAGATTAACCATCACAAGAACACCAACAAGCAAGCCACCAACAAGGGTCCTAGTCAAAGTCCCAAACTTTCCTCCTCCATGAACCACAATCGATCCAAAAGTACCTCCAATTAATGCACAGAGAAAAAGGTAAACAAAGACCAACCCCATAGCCATCTTAGTCTTCCCCTTAAGAAGCTCATAAGCTTTTCTCATGGCAGCAAGTCCATAAACCGGCTCAAGAACAGAGATCACGCTACCTAAATGCCATAACGCAGTGAAATAGACATGAACACCGAAATACAGAACAGAGATTATAACTCCAGCGACAACCGCTAAGCCTACACTGTTCATATCGAGAGCTATGAATAGTATCACAAGGAAAACAAAGAAGACTGCGTTGTAAGCGAACATCAAGAGAGCAACCCAAAGGAAAGTGATCAAGAGTCGTTTAAAGACTTTGGGGATGGCGGAGATGGTGGAGGAGAAGGAGACTGTTTTGCCGGTGTAGAGAGAAGCAACGGTGAAGACCACGGCGGCGGTCGAGAGGAGAGAGAAGGCGAAGAGGAAGATGAGGTAGCTGAACTCGAAGATGAGGAGCACGGTCCAGTCGTGACGGGAGCGATCCGAGTTAGGTGGGTCCGAAGAGGAGAGCTTGGAGAGAATGGGCTGAGTGAAGAGGGAGTGAGCGAGGATGGCGAAGGAGAGAGGGAAGATGAGGGAGAGGGTGATGAGGTAGAAGGTTCTTGGAGATCGTTTCTTGATTGAGATGGATTCTTGAACTAGTTGAGGAATCGTCAAGAACTGGAGTTCTTCTGGCTGCAGATCcatggtttctttcttctgatatGGAAAGGTTATGAGAATTCTGAAAGGAAGATGAGATTTGTTTGTGATTGCCAAGAAGATGAATATTGAAGACAAAAGACTTTTGGTGGAAACTTCAACCAAACTCTTATTATACAGTATGTTGGTGTGTTTCTTTGACCCGTCTgtccaattttttttaccaaatctttttttttcttcagtagAATCATTCTTTGCTTAATATGCAAAGTCTTCTACTATGGGCAGACTTCTTTTTTGCATGATGATGGGACGCAATCTAGGAACCAGTCaactttccatcttctcctatTTTTTAGCAggactttttatttaaacaatcttttgttttactttttctttgGATAATTACTTAATAGTGAAAATTCCGGACCTTAAATATTTGACACCTCTATCATCTACGCATAGATTTGTTGACAATATAAGAAACATGCTTTAACTCATTAATTACAAAATCAGTAAAAATCAAACTGTGTTCTTAGCCAATTAACACACAAAAGCATGCAGTAGAGGTAGAAATGACTAATCCAAGTCTCCAAGTACAAGATGCTCTCATTCTGAACCATAAATATCAAAGCCAAAATTATGGTTTTATTGTCAATCTTTCTCATATCGTTGATTTGCAAATCATAACCGAGAACATGAAAGGGAGAAAAGCAAATCATGTGGTATCAATAAAACCATGCCACTTTTAGTTGAATCTTTCACCTTAAAATTGTTAAGTATCCAATTGAACTAATAAGATTGCAAAACCAAAGTCTTCCACCATTCATTTTTCGCGTCATTTTCCAACCTCATAAATCCATTGTACCCTTATGTCAGCTAAGTGCATTTAttattgaatattaatttaaaattttatgtgaaAATTCTACAAATCAATTCTATTAGAAACATAGGAATAGTAATTGATTACtacttttttcaattttaacagaaatttcatatattaaaaataatattaaatcagaaatgtataaaaaatgaattaaacaaatttatataatataacatgaTATTAATCCAATAGTACTattaatttcaatatatatttcttaCAGTTCCAATTATTACCATTAATTCATTAATAATGAACAAAATATAtcttaaccaaaacaaaataacttTTCTAGTTCAACTTTTAGGAACGGATGGTTTTATTTTACCAAATCACAGGTAACTAGTAAACCATATTAAGCGAAAAGGATTACAATTAACAGAATTTGAACAGCTAAAACAGTCATTGATGAGCTCGCTGATTGTGCATGATTTGGTTTGGCATGAACCCTTCTTCCTAACCGGGTGGCCACTTCATCTGTCGGCCCCCAAGGACGTGGAGATGAAGATGGTAAACGGATTGGCCTTGATGAGAGGAAGTTAAGTCAGTTCAGTgtatgataatgatgatgaatACCAATATACAATGATATTTGGTTGGATGGAAAAGACTTACATCCTTCAGCACCGTTGTTTATAACCACACGGAACCCATCCACAATGCCTTCTTTCTCAGCAACAATCTTTGATGCGTGCAGAAGTTGACCAAGAACTTCTACGTGTCTTGGTTCAGCCTACAAAAGTGTTTAACAGGAAGACAATGTTCCACGTAAGATCTTAATCTATTCCACCAAAAGACAAACATAACTCTTCTCTACGCATGACTTTTTCCTCAAATACGATGATTTGATCACACACGCAggcagaaagaaaaagaagcatTTACATGTGATATTATTGATCAAAAACACTGGCGATTATGGTAGTCATTACTAGTTACAAAACACTATATTAATTGGCCACCCGATGGGACTCTATGAGATCAACATGAGCAGACTAAAAGGGAGTGACATGCTAAGTGTAAAAGCCATTTGATATTTTGATGAAACATAACAAACTGAATTTCTAATTAGTACAGCTATAGACTATTTAACCGTACCATACGAAAACTGAATGTTAAATTAAAAACTGACTCACCTTGCCAAGCGTGGTCAAGCCATCTCTCAACTTAGGGATGACCAAAACATGAACAGGAGCCTGTGGGTTTATGTCTTTGAATGCCAAAACACTCTCATCTTCATAGACAATGTCTGATGGAATCTCTTTCGCTATGATCTTGTCAAATCTAAAAACAAGAGCATATCTATAAGTCAGATGTCTGAAAGATTAGGGTCATTTGTatcaaaacacacaaacatgGACTGTTCTGTAATTAATCCTAACCAGTTATGAACTAAAAAATCCTTCAGACAAACCATACATGGTCGGGGCTCCGGTGTCAGAAGCAGATTTCGCGGCGGCCTCTTCATTGTGTGCGGCACGAGTAGAAGAGATGGTTCTGCCAAACGATTAAACCAAACAAATGAAACAACTCAAATTATCTACATAGACACAAGCGAATTGATTTAAATTTCACCTTTGAGAAGCAATACGAGGAAGAGCCCTAATCAATTCTCCGGTGGTAGAGAAGATTCTCGAATTCGATCGAACAGATTGAGCAATCCTCCCCACCGTAGAGAAGTTCCTGAACACAAAGACACCATTACCAAATCAATTCAACAACCAACTAAATTATATCTGTAGTTGAACAGTTTTACCGGAGCAGCATCACAGAGGAGGAAGTGGCAGCCATTGAAGAAGCTGACGACCATTTCGATCGACTTCGTAGCGAGTCCTTATAGCAACGACGTCGTAGTGGGGCTTATATTTCGttcacaaaatattatttagatatttttgtatttctttcACATAGGaaatttcctaaaatatattacaGCTTTCAAAttgaaccaaaaaatatttgaactcTTCAGTATTAGTCTTCAATTTTCATTTGGAAACAAACAAATCACTTACTTTCATTAGCAAagtcattatatatatatatatatatatatatatatatatattgttttcaaaCAAAAGTTTAATCCCTGATACATATTTAAAGCCCATTTTTTCCATCAAACTATCATTCTATTACATAAGTTTGATATATTAGTCATATTTAACGCAGGTTTATACATCACTAATATACACTTTTAATATAATCAATATATTTCAACACAAACCTgttaatcctttttttttgctttcaaaTCCTTTTTTTGAAAATGCATTAGACATAACCATTGTGTCcaaggatttttttttcaataagcAGTGTGTATCCGGTTTGGATTATTTGTCgtcgataataataaaatagaaaatccagaattagataaatatattaatccATAGATAATATAATTGTAGAAGCCggaaaaccgaatcaaataaaCGATATAATAAAAGCGAGATGTTAAGGAAAGAAACGATATAATAAAAGCCGAAATGAAACCGGAACGAAAATGTtcatggagtcgagatatgatatctctttccttaactctttatattcgTTCCGTAGTGAGACGGGACTATACGAATATAGAGTCACAGGATAAAACCATGGCgacgattcacgcttcactcgtgaacgTCCTATCGAACTATAAACTCTACGAAACACTCTCAAACTATGACTTACGCTTAGGGATTTTCTGTTGTGATATCGATGTGATAAAGTGAAAAATGAGAGAGGAGGAGACCACTATTTAAAGAGACGGAAGCGAGCCACTTTCCGCAACAGTCTCTGCACGTGGACGGAAATTTCGCGGAGATCGAGGGAAGTTGAGTTTCGAAAACTTATTCCCCAAGACTCGTTCTTCTCGATCTTATATCTCGTTTAAATAACTTGGTCCAAAAAGAATAGTCTTATTGGACCAGAGGTCCTccaccaagacccaagacccacgATCCAAGACCCACGACCCACTGGGCCGGCGGGGGCGGCGCGCGCGTGGGGGCTATCCTCTCTCACTGAGCTGTTTAACAACTCATATCACATGAGCATATATATCTTGCTCATTTCTCTTCCTCTTAGTCGATGTGAGACACTTCCCAAACTCATTCATTTAAAGCCAAACAGGCTTTTATTATTTGAGCCGCAGGCCCATTGATATTCACTCTTAACCAATTAAATA is part of the Raphanus sativus cultivar WK10039 chromosome 5, ASM80110v3, whole genome shotgun sequence genome and harbors:
- the LOC108856403 gene encoding uncharacterized protein LOC108856403, which codes for MDLQPEELQFLTIPQLVQESISIKKRSPRTFYLITLSLIFPLSFAILAHSLFTQPILSKLSSSDPPNSDRSRHDWTVLLIFEFSYLIFLFAFSLLSTAAVVFTVASLYTGKTVSFSSTISAIPKVFKRLLITFLWVALLMFAYNAVFFVFLVILFIALDMNSVGLAVVAGVIISVLYFGVHVYFTALWHLGSVISVLEPVYGLAAMRKAYELLKGKTKMAMGLVFVYLFLCALIGGTFGSIVVHGGGKFGTLTRTLVGGLLVGVLVMVNLVGLLVQSVFYYVCKSYHHQTIDKTALYDHLGGYLGDYVPLKSNIQLENLDI
- the LOC108857709 gene encoding 14 kDa zinc-binding protein; the protein is MAATSSSVMLLRNFSTVGRIAQSVRSNSRIFSTTGELIRALPRIASQRTISSTRAAHNEEAAAKSASDTGAPTIFDKIIAKEIPSDIVYEDESVLAFKDINPQAPVHVLVIPKLRDGLTTLGKAEPRHVEVLGQLLHASKIVAEKEGIVDGFRVVINNGAEGCQSVYHLHLHVLGGRQMKWPPG